One segment of Desulfovibrio legallii DNA contains the following:
- the htpG gene encoding molecular chaperone HtpG: MAEAGKKSRQFRAEVRKVLHILTNSLYTNREIFLRELVSNASDALDKLRYRMNRGESPRLPDLPLEIRLTLDKEAKILTIADTGVGMTAEELAENLGTIAKSGSEQFLADLAAQAPKAGEKTADDDADETTAAPDAANIIGRFGVGFYSVFMVASKVTVTSRPAFGEAGDAQVWTSDGLGTYTVAPSSEAEPQRGTVIKIWLKDDATEFAEKFRVESVIRKHSAFVPFPVFVDGEQVNTQPALWREPKFSIKKEQYDAFYKAITYDAKDPLDVLHFSVDAPVQFNALLFIPDSPQDFFGMDKDFWGLDLYARRVLIQHRNQELIPDYLAFLKGVVDTEDLPLNISRETLQENVLLRKMNQVIVKQALNHLEKLAKDDAEKYLRFWNLHGKILKLGYRDFPNRERLAALLRFNSSTLPEAADLTSLDEYMGRAPEGQKTFWYVAAPNREAARLNPHMERFRRKGLEVLCLYEPVDEFVMDGLGKYKDWEFKSVETAADDALAAFADKEEAPHETAAPLSEDDSTNFDALLTKMKDILGDKVTEVRVSHRLTDSAAMLTAPDGGISSSMEKLLKVMQRDDTLPVKVLEVNRDHPLLRNMLRMFKADRDDAVLAEMVQGLFDASLLLDGYIKEPQALAARNGKLLEQAAAWYAEVRKL, translated from the coding sequence ATGGCTGAGGCAGGCAAAAAATCCCGCCAGTTCCGCGCAGAAGTGCGCAAAGTTCTTCACATTCTGACCAATTCGCTGTACACCAACCGCGAAATTTTTTTGCGGGAGCTCGTATCCAACGCCTCCGACGCGCTGGACAAATTGCGCTACCGCATGAACCGGGGCGAAAGCCCCCGCCTGCCCGATCTGCCGCTGGAAATACGGCTGACTCTGGACAAAGAGGCAAAAATCCTGACCATCGCCGACACGGGCGTGGGCATGACGGCGGAGGAACTGGCCGAAAACCTGGGCACCATCGCCAAATCCGGGTCGGAACAGTTTTTGGCCGATCTGGCGGCCCAGGCTCCCAAGGCAGGCGAAAAAACGGCGGACGACGACGCGGACGAAACTACGGCCGCTCCGGACGCGGCCAATATCATCGGCCGCTTTGGCGTGGGTTTTTATTCCGTTTTCATGGTGGCAAGCAAGGTGACGGTCACCTCCCGTCCCGCCTTTGGTGAGGCAGGCGATGCCCAGGTCTGGACCAGCGACGGCCTGGGCACCTACACTGTGGCCCCCAGCTCGGAGGCGGAACCGCAGCGCGGCACGGTCATCAAAATCTGGCTCAAGGACGACGCCACGGAGTTTGCGGAAAAATTCCGCGTGGAATCGGTCATCCGCAAGCATTCGGCCTTTGTGCCTTTCCCGGTCTTTGTGGACGGCGAGCAGGTCAACACGCAGCCCGCGCTCTGGCGCGAACCCAAGTTCTCCATCAAAAAGGAACAGTACGACGCCTTTTACAAGGCCATCACCTACGACGCCAAAGACCCTCTGGACGTGCTGCACTTTTCTGTGGACGCGCCCGTGCAGTTCAACGCCCTGCTCTTCATCCCCGACAGTCCGCAGGACTTTTTCGGCATGGACAAGGACTTCTGGGGGCTGGATCTCTACGCCCGGCGCGTGCTCATCCAGCACCGCAACCAGGAGCTCATCCCGGACTACCTGGCCTTCCTCAAGGGCGTGGTGGATACGGAAGACCTGCCCCTGAACATCTCGCGCGAAACCCTGCAGGAAAATGTCCTGCTGCGCAAAATGAACCAGGTTATCGTCAAACAGGCCCTGAACCATCTGGAAAAGCTGGCCAAGGACGATGCGGAAAAATACCTCCGGTTCTGGAACCTGCACGGCAAGATCCTCAAACTGGGCTACCGCGACTTTCCCAACCGCGAACGCCTGGCCGCTCTGCTGCGCTTCAACAGCTCCACCCTGCCCGAAGCCGCGGACCTGACCAGCCTGGACGAATACATGGGCCGCGCGCCAGAAGGACAAAAAACCTTCTGGTATGTGGCCGCGCCCAACCGCGAGGCCGCCCGCCTCAACCCGCACATGGAACGCTTCCGCCGCAAGGGCCTGGAAGTGCTCTGCCTCTATGAGCCCGTAGACGAATTCGTTATGGACGGTCTGGGCAAGTATAAGGACTGGGAATTCAAATCGGTGGAAACCGCTGCGGACGACGCCCTGGCCGCCTTTGCCGACAAAGAGGAAGCCCCGCACGAAACTGCGGCCCCACTCTCCGAGGACGACAGCACGAACTTTGACGCGCTGCTGACAAAAATGAAGGACATTCTGGGCGACAAGGTTACGGAGGTGCGCGTTTCCCACCGTCTCACGGACAGCGCCGCCATGCTTACGGCCCCGGACGGCGGCATTTCCTCCTCCATGGAAAAACTGCTCAAGGTCATGCAGCGCGACGACACCCTGCCCGTCAAAGTGCTGGAAGTGAACCGCGACCACCCCCTGCTGCGCAATATGCTGCGCATGTTCAAGGCCGACCGCGACGACGCCGTGCTGGCCGAGATGGTCCAAGGCCTCTTTGACGCCAGCCTGCTGCTGGACGGCTATATCAAAGAACCCCAGGCCCTGGCCGCCCGTAACGGCAAACTGCTGGAACAGGCCGCCGCCTGGTACGCCGAAGTGCGCAAGCTGTAA
- a CDS encoding methylated-DNA--[protein]-cysteine S-methyltransferase, with product MTYALVRRLFPLGRVRFVEEDGALTRLELEGEGSLPPLPDAEERATPLLEEACAQLIDYLAGTRREFDLPLAPHGTAFQQKVWRALQDIPYGATRAYREIAAAVGSPRACRAVGLANNRNPIAVVIPCHRVIGADGRLVGYGGGLDIKEALLQLERRMADRD from the coding sequence ATGACCTACGCTCTTGTCCGCCGCCTGTTCCCTCTGGGGCGGGTGCGTTTTGTGGAAGAAGACGGTGCGCTGACCCGGCTGGAACTGGAAGGCGAGGGCAGCCTGCCGCCTCTGCCGGATGCAGAAGAACGCGCCACCCCTCTGCTGGAAGAGGCCTGTGCCCAGCTGATCGACTATCTGGCAGGCACGCGTCGTGAATTTGACCTGCCCCTGGCCCCCCACGGTACGGCATTCCAGCAAAAGGTCTGGCGGGCGCTGCAGGACATACCCTACGGCGCCACCCGCGCCTACAGGGAAATCGCTGCGGCCGTGGGCTCGCCGCGCGCCTGCCGGGCCGTGGGCCTGGCCAACAACCGCAATCCCATTGCCGTGGTCATCCCCTGCCACCGCGTCATCGGCGCGGACGGGCGCCTGGTGGGCTACGGCGGCGGCCTGGACATCAAAGAAGCCCTGCTGCAGCTGGAACGACGCATGGCGGACCGCGACTGA
- the ruvX gene encoding Holliday junction resolvase RuvX — MKLVAVDYGLARTGLAVSDPEGRLAFPLRTLRLADHPDRKALLDALAQAILAAGAEAVVMGLPLLADGGESLTTRQVRNVTRRLQRRIPLPFYFMSEELSSEEAWDDLRAAGLDARRRRTVLDQQAAVRILESFLALAPQQRRPA, encoded by the coding sequence GTGAAGCTGGTGGCCGTGGACTACGGCCTGGCCCGCACGGGGCTGGCTGTGTCCGACCCGGAAGGGCGGCTGGCCTTCCCCCTACGCACCCTGCGCCTGGCCGACCACCCCGACCGCAAGGCGCTGCTGGACGCTCTGGCCCAGGCTATCCTGGCCGCCGGAGCCGAGGCCGTGGTCATGGGCCTGCCCCTGCTGGCCGACGGCGGGGAAAGCCTGACCACCCGCCAGGTGCGCAATGTGACCCGACGTCTGCAGCGCCGCATCCCCCTGCCGTTTTACTTTATGTCAGAGGAACTGAGTTCCGAAGAGGCCTGGGACGACCTGCGCGCAGCCGGGCTTGACGCGCGACGGCGCAGGACCGTACTGGACCAGCAGGCCGCCGTGCGCATTCTGGAATCTTTTCTGGCCCTTGCGCCGCAACAGCGGAGACCGGCATGA
- the trpS gene encoding tryptophan--tRNA ligase translates to MNSKPRTVSGMRPTGPLHLGHYFGVLKNWVELQHTEEAYFFVADWHALTSDYADPSKVRRNIHEMVKDWVGAGLNPEKCVIFRQSHVKQHAELSLLLSMITPVSWLERNPTYKEQQQQISNKDLGNAGFLCYPVLMAADILMYRPHGVPVGEDQLPHMELTREIARRFNNFYGELFPEPQAMLTPAAKCPGLDGRKMSKSYNNGIFLSDSMDDITEKVRGMFTDKARLRRSDPGNPDVCNLYPYHVLLSSPEEQAQIRQGCTCAQLGCVDCKKIFLKNLAAFLGPLQERRNAVEAKPGAVEEILERGNERARAFAEQTMELAREKMGL, encoded by the coding sequence ATGAACAGCAAACCGCGCACTGTTTCCGGCATGCGGCCCACGGGGCCCCTGCACCTTGGCCACTACTTCGGCGTGCTCAAAAACTGGGTGGAACTGCAGCACACGGAAGAAGCCTACTTTTTTGTGGCCGACTGGCACGCCCTGACCAGCGACTACGCCGACCCCTCCAAGGTCCGCCGCAACATCCACGAAATGGTCAAAGATTGGGTGGGCGCTGGCCTGAACCCGGAAAAGTGCGTCATCTTCCGCCAGTCCCACGTCAAGCAGCACGCGGAGCTTTCTCTCCTGCTGTCTATGATCACGCCCGTTTCCTGGCTGGAGCGCAACCCCACCTACAAGGAACAGCAGCAACAGATCAGCAACAAAGACCTGGGCAATGCGGGCTTCCTCTGCTATCCCGTGCTCATGGCGGCGGACATCCTTATGTACCGACCTCACGGCGTGCCTGTGGGCGAAGACCAGCTGCCCCACATGGAGCTGACCCGCGAAATCGCCCGGCGCTTCAACAATTTTTACGGCGAGCTCTTCCCCGAACCCCAGGCCATGCTCACCCCGGCGGCCAAGTGCCCCGGCCTGGACGGCCGCAAGATGTCCAAAAGCTACAATAACGGCATCTTCCTCTCGGACAGCATGGACGACATCACCGAAAAAGTGCGCGGCATGTTTACGGACAAGGCCCGACTGCGCCGCAGCGACCCCGGCAACCCCGACGTCTGCAACCTCTACCCCTACCATGTGCTCCTGAGCAGCCCCGAAGAGCAGGCCCAGATCCGTCAGGGCTGTACCTGCGCGCAGCTGGGCTGTGTGGACTGCAAAAAAATCTTCCTCAAAAATCTTGCCGCCTTCCTGGGGCCTTTGCAGGAACGCCGCAATGCTGTGGAAGCCAAACCCGGTGCGGTGGAAGAAATTTTGGAACGGGGCAACGAGCGCGCCCGCGCCTTTGCGGAACAGACCATGGAACTGGCGCGCGAAAAAATGGGGCTGTAA
- a CDS encoding cytochrome ubiquinol oxidase subunit I: MDVVMLSRLQFAVAVFFHFIFVPLTLGLSVILAWMETRYVRTGDVFWKNQAKFWGKLFLINFTLGVVTGITLEFQFGTNWSRYSEYVGDIFGSLLAIEATVAFFLESTFLAVWHFGWERVGKKMHLAAIYIVAFAGNLSALWIILANGFMQNPVGYAINESMGRAELTNFWDVVFNGYAWGMYAHTVIASWALGGFFVLGVSAWHLLRGSHKEFFQRSFRMAAPFTLILVLLLALSGDQQGKTVAHYQPAKLAALESHWETGRNVPFYLLAWPDEANEGNKVQALGIPGLLSWIAYGDANAEVKGLKDFAVQDRPPVLPTFLTFRLMVGLGGLFVLLAFAAFWQRKRDMPCSGLLKALVWSIPLPYIGIMAGWAVAEIGRQPWIVYNLMRTSDAVSPVPADNVVISLAAFIVVYSLLGILDIYLLRKYAIKGPDAQEV, from the coding sequence ATGGACGTTGTCATGCTTTCGCGTCTGCAATTTGCCGTGGCCGTATTTTTCCACTTCATCTTTGTCCCCCTGACGCTCGGGCTTTCTGTAATCCTTGCCTGGATGGAAACTCGGTACGTTCGTACGGGGGACGTCTTCTGGAAAAATCAGGCCAAATTCTGGGGCAAGTTGTTTCTCATTAACTTCACTCTGGGCGTGGTGACCGGCATCACGCTGGAATTTCAGTTCGGCACCAACTGGTCGCGTTATTCCGAGTATGTGGGCGATATTTTCGGCTCACTGCTGGCCATTGAGGCCACCGTGGCCTTTTTTCTCGAATCCACCTTTCTGGCCGTGTGGCACTTCGGCTGGGAGCGCGTGGGCAAAAAAATGCACCTGGCGGCCATCTACATTGTGGCCTTTGCCGGCAACCTGTCTGCCTTGTGGATCATCCTGGCCAACGGCTTTATGCAGAATCCCGTGGGCTACGCCATCAACGAGAGCATGGGCCGGGCCGAGCTCACCAACTTTTGGGACGTGGTCTTCAATGGCTACGCCTGGGGCATGTACGCCCACACCGTCATCGCTTCATGGGCCTTGGGCGGCTTTTTTGTCCTGGGCGTATCTGCCTGGCACCTGCTGCGCGGCAGCCACAAGGAATTTTTTCAGCGTTCCTTCCGCATGGCGGCCCCGTTTACCCTGATTCTGGTGCTGCTGCTGGCCCTTTCCGGCGACCAGCAGGGCAAGACCGTGGCCCACTACCAGCCCGCCAAGCTGGCGGCCCTGGAATCGCACTGGGAAACGGGCCGCAACGTGCCCTTCTACCTGCTGGCCTGGCCTGACGAGGCCAACGAGGGCAACAAGGTGCAGGCTTTGGGCATTCCCGGCCTGCTGAGCTGGATTGCCTACGGCGACGCCAATGCCGAGGTCAAGGGCCTCAAGGACTTTGCCGTGCAGGACCGCCCGCCGGTGCTGCCCACCTTCCTTACCTTCCGCCTCATGGTGGGGCTGGGCGGCCTGTTTGTGTTGCTGGCCTTCGCGGCTTTTTGGCAGCGCAAGCGCGACATGCCCTGCAGCGGTCTGCTCAAGGCTCTGGTCTGGAGCATCCCGCTGCCCTATATCGGGATCATGGCCGGCTGGGCTGTGGCTGAAATCGGCCGGCAACCCTGGATCGTCTATAATCTTATGCGCACTTCCGACGCTGTTTCGCCCGTGCCCGCGGACAACGTGGTGATTTCGTTGGCGGCCTTCATCGTCGTCTATTCCTTGCTGGGCATTCTGGATATTTACCTGCTGCGCAAATACGCAATCAAGGGCCCCGACGCCCAGGAGGTGTAG
- the cydB gene encoding cytochrome d ubiquinol oxidase subunit II, giving the protein MLETIWFVLWALLWAVFFILDGFDLGVGSLLPFLSKNETERRIMYNAAGPFWDGNEVWLISAGGVTFAAFPKVYAVMFSALYAPLLLLLFALIFRAVSFEFRNKVEHDSWRALWDGVHFIANLIPCVLLGVAFANLFMGIPVDAQGVYHGNLLGLLNLYGLAGGVFFLCMFVLHGALWLSIKSRGDLQTRALATATFAWPVMLVLLVAFLALSALYTRLFDNYLAMPALWLLPVLALAGLVGVRVMLRAGKLWLAWGCSAVFILGVTFFGVMGMFPGMIISSIDPAATITAFNGASSQLTLKIMLGVALVMVPIVLAYQFWTYRLFSAPVTKEYVQEDEHAY; this is encoded by the coding sequence ATGTTGGAAACCATCTGGTTCGTGCTTTGGGCGCTGCTCTGGGCCGTGTTCTTCATCCTGGACGGTTTTGACCTGGGCGTGGGCAGCCTGCTGCCTTTCCTGAGCAAAAACGAAACCGAGCGCCGCATCATGTACAACGCCGCCGGACCCTTCTGGGACGGCAACGAAGTCTGGCTCATTTCCGCCGGCGGCGTGACCTTTGCGGCCTTTCCCAAGGTCTATGCGGTTATGTTCAGCGCGCTGTACGCGCCCTTGCTGCTCCTGCTCTTTGCCCTCATCTTCCGCGCGGTTTCCTTTGAATTCCGCAACAAGGTGGAGCACGACAGCTGGCGCGCCCTGTGGGACGGCGTGCACTTTATCGCCAACCTCATCCCCTGCGTGCTGCTGGGCGTGGCCTTTGCCAACCTTTTCATGGGCATTCCTGTGGACGCCCAGGGCGTGTACCACGGCAATTTGCTGGGTCTGCTGAACCTCTATGGCCTGGCCGGTGGGGTGTTCTTCCTCTGCATGTTCGTGCTGCACGGGGCTTTGTGGCTGTCCATCAAGAGCCGGGGCGACCTGCAGACCCGCGCCCTGGCCACGGCCACTTTTGCCTGGCCCGTTATGCTGGTGCTGCTGGTGGCTTTTTTGGCGCTTTCCGCCCTGTACACCAGGCTCTTTGACAACTATCTGGCCATGCCCGCCCTGTGGCTGCTGCCCGTGCTGGCCCTGGCCGGGCTTGTGGGCGTGCGGGTCATGCTGCGTGCGGGCAAGCTGTGGCTGGCCTGGGGCTGCAGCGCCGTGTTCATTCTGGGCGTGACCTTCTTCGGGGTCATGGGCATGTTCCCCGGCATGATCATCTCCTCTATTGACCCGGCCGCCACCATAACCGCCTTCAACGGCGCTTCCAGCCAGCTGACCCTCAAGATCATGCTGGGCGTGGCGCTCGTCATGGTGCCCATTGTGCTGGCCTACCAGTTCTGGACCTACCGGCTCTTTTCCGCTCCGGTTACCAAGGAGTATGTGCAGGAGGATGAGCACGCCTACTAG
- a CDS encoding NAD(P)-dependent alcohol dehydrogenase yields the protein MKGLAMLHLEAIGWIEKEAPACGPLDALVRPLAAAPCSSDVHTVWEGAMGDRHNLILGHEAVGEVLETGALVRDFKPGDRVLVPAITPDWNSLEAQGGYAMHSGGMLAGWKFSNFKDGVFAEVFHVNDADGNLAHLPKGMDLAAAVMLSDMVPTGLHGAELADVQYGDAVLVVGIGPVGLMSVAGAALRGAGAIYAVGSRPLCQEAAKGYGATEIIDYRDGSLAEQVLALTKGRGVDKAIVAGGDVDTFADVLKVLKPGGRIGNVNYLGSGEAVRLPRLEWGCGMGHKLLTGGLMPGGRLRMEKLAALLTHGRLDVQPLLTHRFTGFDKLEEALLLMKDKPRDLIKPVVMM from the coding sequence ATGAAAGGTTTGGCCATGCTCCACCTGGAAGCAATCGGTTGGATTGAAAAAGAAGCGCCCGCCTGCGGGCCGCTTGACGCGCTTGTCCGGCCCCTGGCGGCAGCGCCCTGCTCCTCGGACGTGCATACCGTGTGGGAAGGCGCCATGGGCGACCGCCACAACCTTATCCTTGGGCACGAGGCTGTGGGCGAAGTGCTTGAAACAGGCGCGCTGGTGCGCGACTTCAAACCCGGCGACCGCGTTCTGGTGCCGGCCATCACGCCGGACTGGAATTCCCTGGAAGCGCAGGGGGGCTATGCCATGCACTCCGGGGGCATGCTGGCGGGCTGGAAGTTCTCCAACTTTAAGGACGGCGTGTTTGCCGAAGTTTTTCATGTTAACGATGCGGACGGCAATCTGGCCCATCTGCCCAAGGGCATGGATCTGGCCGCAGCCGTCATGCTCAGCGACATGGTGCCCACCGGCCTGCACGGGGCCGAACTGGCCGACGTGCAGTACGGCGATGCCGTTTTGGTGGTGGGCATCGGCCCGGTGGGACTCATGTCTGTGGCCGGAGCGGCCCTGCGCGGCGCGGGGGCCATCTACGCCGTGGGCTCCCGCCCCCTGTGCCAGGAGGCCGCCAAAGGCTACGGCGCCACGGAAATCATCGACTACCGCGACGGCTCGCTGGCGGAACAGGTCCTGGCCCTCACCAAGGGCCGCGGCGTGGACAAAGCCATCGTGGCCGGGGGCGATGTGGACACCTTTGCCGACGTGCTCAAAGTTCTCAAACCGGGCGGACGCATCGGCAACGTCAACTACCTCGGCTCCGGCGAAGCCGTGCGGCTGCCGCGTCTGGAATGGGGCTGCGGTATGGGCCATAAATTGCTGACAGGCGGGCTTATGCCCGGCGGACGCCTGCGCATGGAAAAGCTGGCCGCCCTGCTGACCCACGGCCGGCTGGATGTGCAGCCCCTGCTGACCCACCGCTTTACCGGCTTTGATAAATTGGAGGAAGCCCTGCTGCTGATGAAAGACAAGCCGCGCGACCTCATCAAGCCCGTGGTCATGATGTAA
- the mltG gene encoding endolytic transglycosylase MltG, producing MKTFLRLVGLLLLLTVAGGGWLAWEAHHFLTTPPAASGENVFFDVTPGARLDQVAAHLAHQGLVTDARRFGYLARYKHWENRLQAGRFALNTGWTPDKVLDTLVNGQPVLFRVTVPEGLTWWQTGRLLEDAGLARFEDFRQVIMDPDFLRHYGIPFATAEGFLMPDTYLLKKADVLDLAQARAVAGRMVDNFWRKAAGLWPDGKKPDAATLKTWVILASVVEKETAVEDERPRVSGVYQNRLQKNMLLQADPTVIYGLGPAFDGNLRKSQLDDAANPYNTYQRPGLPPGPICSFGLTALAAAIHPEAHKYLYFVAKTDGGEHVFSTNLNDHNKAVRQYLQNRRKR from the coding sequence ATGAAAACCTTTCTGCGCCTTGTGGGGCTGCTTCTGCTGCTGACCGTGGCCGGCGGCGGCTGGCTGGCCTGGGAGGCCCACCACTTTCTGACCACCCCGCCTGCCGCATCCGGCGAGAACGTCTTTTTTGACGTGACCCCCGGCGCGCGCCTGGACCAGGTGGCCGCCCACCTAGCCCACCAGGGTCTGGTGACCGACGCCCGCCGCTTCGGTTACCTGGCCCGCTACAAGCATTGGGAAAACCGCCTCCAGGCCGGGCGTTTTGCCCTCAATACGGGCTGGACGCCCGACAAGGTGCTGGACACCCTGGTCAACGGGCAGCCCGTGCTTTTCCGCGTCACCGTGCCCGAAGGCCTTACCTGGTGGCAGACCGGCCGCCTGCTGGAAGACGCCGGGCTGGCGCGCTTTGAGGACTTTCGTCAGGTCATCATGGACCCGGATTTTCTACGGCACTACGGCATCCCCTTTGCCACGGCCGAGGGCTTTCTCATGCCCGATACCTACCTGCTGAAAAAAGCCGACGTGCTGGACCTGGCCCAGGCCCGGGCCGTAGCCGGCCGCATGGTGGACAATTTCTGGCGCAAGGCCGCCGGCCTCTGGCCGGACGGCAAAAAACCCGATGCCGCCACGCTCAAAACCTGGGTCATCCTGGCCTCGGTAGTGGAAAAGGAAACCGCAGTGGAGGACGAACGCCCCCGGGTTTCCGGCGTGTACCAAAACCGTTTGCAGAAAAACATGTTGCTCCAGGCCGACCCCACAGTCATCTACGGACTGGGGCCCGCCTTTGACGGCAACCTGCGCAAAAGCCAGCTGGACGACGCCGCCAACCCCTATAACACCTACCAGCGGCCCGGCCTGCCGCCGGGGCCCATCTGCTCCTTCGGCCTCACGGCCCTGGCCGCCGCCATCCACCCGGAAGCCCACAAGTATCTCTACTTCGTCGCCAAAACCGACGGCGGCGAACACGTCTTCAGCACCAACCTCAACGACCACAACAAGGCCGTACGCCAATATCTGCAAAACCGGCGCAAACGCTGA
- a CDS encoding MFS transporter, whose protein sequence is MDKKKILLVSLGHLSCDINGGALPAVLPFLRSAYGLSYQATGGLMFAYSCLSSLIQPVFGLLADRFSKPWFIPLGVLLAGGGLALVGFMSSYWAIFLAIAVSGVGAALFHPEGARFANKVSGEQKGTGLSIFSIGGNSGFVLGPLLATGILSVFGLRGTTIFAAIAVVMASVLLTLIWRMRVPSGGGAIITEAPGVNNWPEFFKLTVAIVARSILFAGFNTFVPLYWVNVLGQSRTAGALALTFFCTCGVVSNFFGGLLSDKYGYRTIIRLSYTLVAPVVLAFSLTGSVWAAWALLPFLGFTLYAPFSSLVVLGQQYLAKNIGFASGVTLGLATSLGGVMAPLLGWIADHQGLPRAFQFLAAVALLGAVFAYTLKPVAKKEQTA, encoded by the coding sequence ATGGACAAAAAGAAGATACTTCTTGTTTCGCTGGGGCACCTTTCCTGTGATATCAACGGCGGCGCGCTGCCGGCGGTGCTGCCTTTTCTGCGTTCGGCCTATGGCCTGAGCTACCAAGCCACAGGCGGGCTCATGTTTGCCTATTCCTGCCTTTCTTCATTGATTCAACCAGTGTTCGGACTGTTGGCCGACCGGTTTTCCAAGCCCTGGTTCATCCCGTTGGGCGTGTTGCTGGCCGGCGGCGGTCTTGCCCTGGTGGGCTTTATGTCCAGCTACTGGGCCATTTTTCTGGCCATTGCCGTAAGCGGCGTGGGCGCGGCCCTGTTTCATCCCGAAGGCGCGCGCTTCGCCAATAAGGTTTCGGGTGAGCAGAAGGGGACGGGGCTGAGCATCTTTTCCATCGGCGGCAACAGCGGTTTTGTGCTGGGGCCGTTGCTGGCCACGGGCATTCTGAGCGTATTCGGCCTACGCGGCACCACGATTTTTGCCGCCATTGCCGTGGTCATGGCTTCGGTGCTCCTGACGCTCATCTGGCGCATGCGCGTCCCGTCCGGCGGCGGGGCCATAATCACGGAGGCCCCAGGCGTCAACAACTGGCCGGAATTTTTCAAACTTACCGTGGCCATTGTGGCCCGCTCCATCCTGTTTGCCGGCTTCAATACCTTTGTACCCCTCTACTGGGTCAATGTGCTGGGGCAGTCGCGCACGGCCGGGGCTCTGGCCCTGACTTTTTTCTGCACCTGCGGCGTGGTCAGCAACTTTTTCGGCGGATTGCTTTCGGACAAATACGGCTACCGCACCATTATCCGGCTGTCCTATACCCTGGTGGCCCCCGTGGTGCTGGCCTTCAGCCTGACTGGCTCGGTCTGGGCCGCCTGGGCTTTGCTGCCTTTTCTGGGCTTTACGCTTTACGCTCCCTTCAGTTCTCTGGTGGTGCTGGGGCAGCAGTATCTGGCCAAGAACATCGGCTTTGCCTCCGGCGTCACTTTGGGCCTGGCCACCAGCCTGGGCGGGGTCATGGCCCCGCTGCTGGGGTGGATAGCCGACCATCAGGGCCTGCCCCGCGCTTTTCAGTTTCTGGCGGCAGTAGCCTTGCTGGGCGCAGTTTTCGCCTATACCCTCAAGCCTGTGGCCAAGAAGGAGCAGACTGCATGA
- a CDS encoding site-2 protease family protein: MLNFDLTHALNLLAVAAVPALLGIILHEVAHGWVASRCGDPTARMLGRLTLNPLPHIDPVGLLVFGLTSLTGSFVFGWAKPVPVNPRYFHKPARDMMLVALAGPLTNFLLAGLCGGLLWLTLTLLPPLQWQHSTGYIFALKTLQAGVIINFGLAWLNLLPIPPLDGSKVVAYFLPMNAALRYLSVERYGFVILLALLFTGLLGQVLGPLVSGSAVGLLSLLGIL; this comes from the coding sequence ATGCTCAATTTTGACCTGACCCATGCGTTAAATCTGCTGGCCGTAGCCGCTGTGCCTGCCCTGCTGGGCATCATTCTGCACGAAGTGGCCCACGGCTGGGTGGCCTCCCGTTGCGGCGACCCCACGGCGCGCATGCTGGGGCGGCTCACGCTCAACCCCCTGCCGCACATCGATCCCGTAGGCCTGCTGGTCTTCGGCCTGACCAGCCTCACGGGCAGCTTTGTCTTTGGCTGGGCCAAGCCCGTGCCCGTCAACCCGCGCTACTTTCACAAGCCCGCCCGCGACATGATGCTGGTGGCCCTGGCCGGGCCCCTGACCAATTTCCTGCTGGCCGGGCTTTGCGGGGGGCTGCTCTGGCTCACGCTGACCTTGCTGCCGCCCCTGCAGTGGCAGCACAGCACGGGCTACATCTTTGCTCTCAAGACCCTGCAGGCCGGGGTGATTATCAATTTTGGCCTGGCCTGGCTCAACCTGTTGCCCATTCCGCCGCTGGACGGCAGCAAGGTTGTGGCCTATTTTCTGCCCATGAACGCGGCCCTGCGCTATTTGAGCGTGGAGCGCTACGGCTTTGTGATCCTGCTGGCCCTGCTCTTTACCGGGCTGCTGGGCCAGGTGCTCGGCCCCCTGGTGAGCGGCAGCGCCGTGGGCCTGTTGTCCCTGTTGGGTATTCTGTAA